The genomic stretch AAGATtctcaaaaaggaaagaattaataCCTTGTATCACCGGTGTCCTTTTtgaaagcaaaccccaaaatagcTATCTTCTTATCCGTCACTGTATTAAACAGACTGTCTATGATCCGAGAAGCAAACCTCCTTCTCTGGTAGTCATTCATGTCTATAACCTGAAAGGACGTACACAATTATGCAAGGATCAGTTAAAAGTGGTACAGCCTGTGTATACACTGCATATACCTTTATGGTTAGTACTCTTGTATGAATACAAACCTTATGAATTAACAGGAGGCAAAAGTTTCCAACCTCTTTAGTATCCAcagattagaaaaaaaacaaagaattttacCCACTCCCTTCCTTTCCCACTCCTCCCCACCCTGAAAAGTTTAAGTTTCATTTGGTTTTAACTTTACAAGCATCAGACTGGGATGAATCTAAAGGAGAGGAGCACAGGTAAATTCCAACCCCATTTGAGGTCTGCCATGAGGCCAGCCTAAAAAGGCACATAGAAAATAGTGTTCTCCTTACCAAACTTCTCCAAACCCTAAGGAAGCAACTAAACTCCAAAGTACTCGCTCATATGCTTAACCAGACCCCTCATCAAAACTGAGTGTGAGTAGAAAGAAGATAGAGAACAGTCAAACCACGTACAGAGCTACAGTTGCCTCCAGATGAACCATAACACCATGAACACTTGGAGAAATTTTTAACTAAATGTTACAAGTAAAAGTCTCTGATCATCCAATCTGTTACTCTCCGAAGAATTTATAAACAAACATCATATTTGTGACCAGTAAAGTCTCTGATCATCTAATCTGTTACTCTCCTAAGAATTAATAAACAAACATCATATTTGTGACCAGAGGAATATAAGGAAAGACTGTTTTTTAAGGCTCTAAGCTTCCAGAAGCCATCTCAGAGTCTGAAAGCTTGGGAAATGAGCTCAAAGCTTTAGAAAAATCAagcctttatttttttgccacatAGCTGCAAGgcattgtgggatcttagttccccaaccagggatcaaatctgtgctccctgcagtggaactatggaatcttaaccactggactgccatggaaCCTGGAAAATGAAGCCTTTATCTGCATTTTCCCCACAATGGACAGTAACATAAAGCTGTTACACTAGAGTGAGTGAAAGGAACTTAGAAGTGTATATTTCCCTAAAAATGCTCATTTCCTTACTTTCCTACTCACTGCTGaaatctgaaaatttttaaacctggggaaaaaatatttggaaaagatacatacactgaCTGGTatcttgagcaaattacttaacaCTGTTAAGCTTCAGCTTCCCCATCTAtaaatgctgttgctgctgctaagttgcttcagtcgtgtccgactctgtgagaccccatagacggcagcccaccaggctcctccgtgcctgggattctccaggcaagaacactggagtggcttgccatttccttctgggatAATATTAATGCTGAGAACTAAGATACTACATATAAAGTACTTTaaagagtgcctggcacagagtaagcactcaataaatgttaactctATTTCCAGTTGAGTAGGGTCTCCAATTTTAGCTCTGTGAATCTCAAAGGGACAAAACAAATATCAACACATGCAAACCATTTGCAAGCATAACAACAGAGGTTCTTCTTTACTTCTCTATTATGCCTTTCAAGATGAAGAACTACAATTAAAAGCTCTTGCTTTATACAGGGAgcaaattttgttattaaaattaaaaggaatacTTGTTTATCATAAACTTTCATCATAGCTGATTACCAAAACAGACAAATTATAAACACAGAATCTCAATAAATAAACCTAAAATGAACAAattgaatataataataattgagTTCCTAGAAAAAATTAATACTCTCAAAAACATTTGACAGAAAAAGATGACATGTTTTATTGGAAGTTAATCATAACCTGTTGACTATAAATACCTGCTGCCAATAACGAGCTACTTCAGGCAAATTTAGAGCCTCACAGAGATAAACCAAATTCAGAACATCCTTTTGAAAGCAACTCCCACCAAaacctgaagaaagaaaaaaaaaaatgacaatattttcatTTGGAATCACACAACTAAATCATGTTACAAATTTCTGTGTCATACTAATCAGAAGGCCTATGCTaggatttttaataataaaatttgaatGGGGGAAAATTAATGAGTTTATAAATTATGTGAAATTTGCAAGAAACTAATCAACTATAAATAATTTCCTAAtagttataaataattttaaataattacaaataatttaaaataattttctaacaaGTTTTATTGTGGctacatttctattttttccatcaTTAGCTGGTATAACTGCTCCACATCTCTCACTCTAACACAGAGCTGGCAAACTTTAACATTCcgagtgaaaaatattttagactttgtagGTCATGTAGTCTCTGGCACAACTATTCAATTCTGCCTTTGTTGCTCAAAAGCAGTCATAGACAATATGTAATCAAATGGGCATAGCTATTTtccattaaaactttatttacaaaacaaagctgtgggccagatttggcctgAGGACTATAGTTCGCCCACCGCTGTTTGAGTGCAATGCAGTATACAGTGAGGGTTGGCATGAGCTTTGAAGTCAGACACACCTAGGCACTCACTAGTTGTATGACTGAATAACTTATGAAAATTCCCCCAATCCTTAATCAGCAACACTTTTATATAACAGGTTATAAATTAAGATATATAAACACCTGTTTCAGAACTTGTTGCATAATATGCCTTCAGGAAACAGtagctatttttattaaatgGTCACTAGAAGTAAATATCAGAAAGACAGAAAAGGccaggaaatcagtactgaaaaaTGGCATAAAGCCCCAGAAACATAGGAAGTGCTGCCTATGGCCCAATCTGTAAAAGACTCTTTTTACCTTTACATCAACTTTATTAATTTAAATCCAAAAATATACACAGTTCTCATTAAACTCAGTAGTTATATCCTATAAATTCACCATAAACACTGAATTAGCAAATACTGAAGTGCTGCTTGTAGGTAAAATACAGCATTAGGTTCCTGGGAGCTTCTGGTAATGTTTTTTGTCAACTGATCAACATAATCTTGTTTTATGTGTGCTTATATTTAGAGAcaccttatttaaaaatattgttgacCTTCATTAACAATGAACTCAAAGCCAATAGCACTGAAGTGAAGCTTATCAAACCACATGTATTTTCTCTGTAAAGCACATCATAATTTGCTGACACTTTAGAACACCAGAAAAAATTTCAGCAATATTCTTGAGAGCCATTATAAACAGTGAAATCACAGAGGGGAAAAAGCACCAAAATGCAAAAAATATGGTACTAAACAGACCACAAAAACAGCAGACATTTGCAGTATGTGAGCTAAAACAAGAAGGTAAGAGTACTGCCTTATTCAACTTCAACTGGGAATGTATGTGTTGGGTGACTCAAATTTTATGCTGCTCTGTTCATATCTGCAAATGACCAGATGAGTACTGATGTTGGGTTACAAATACATTTTAGCAAGTAGGCTAAATAATTCACAAATATGGAATCCACAATTAATGAAGATATTTCACTAAGGTCACAtctgccacctcatgcgaagagttgactcattggaaaagaccctgatgctgggagggattgggggcaggaggagaaggggacgacccaggatgagatggctggatggcatcactgcctcgatggacatgagtctgagtgaactccaggagttggtgatggacagggaggcctggcgtgctgcgattcacggggtcgcaaagagtcggacacgactgagcgactgaactgaactgactgatcagtAGGAACAGCAAATGATAAGGAATTTTTTCCTATTGCTTCAGTAAGGTGTTACATGATTTCTGATGTGATCTCCTAAACTTATTCTACCTAAATGTtctaacaaaatattaatatatttcttctGAAACACTGAACCATGTTTATATACTAATCAGTCACTAATTATTAAACAATATATGTAACTATTGTCTCACTTAGAAAGTCCCTGATAAGCTGAAGGCTACATGTATAATGAAATCATCATTTTAAGGGTGTTAAGCAAAGGCTTCCTTAAAGTTAGAGATCTAACTTTTTCTAGATGCATGGAAAACTTTCAGCTTACCAACACTGGCTTTCAGAAATTTACTTCCAATTCTCTGGTCCATTCCGATGGCTGTGGCCACCTCTTCTACATCAGCTCCTGTTGCTTCACAGAGGGCACTTATAGAGTTAATGCTGCtgattctctgggccagaaaaGCATttgctgtctttaaaaaaaaaaaaaaggaagaatacaatgaactaaaataaacattttatataatctGCATTATATTTCAAGTTGATGCAAATTACTGAAGGAGATATGAAAGTTTCTGATGGGTTCAATCTAAAGAGGCAATGGGTGGGTTGgttcagaaaaatgttttaatttagagaagaaaggtgattcagttcagttcagttcagttcagtcgctcagtcgtgtccaactctttgcgaccccatgaatcacagcacgccatgcttcaaaagggacttctctggtagtctagcGGCTAAGACTctttgctcccaatgcagggggcctgggtacaatccctggtcagggaactagatcccacatgacacagctaagatcccacatgctgcaactgagacccagttcggccaaataaataaatattaaaaaaataaatgaataaaggtgaagatttaaaacagagaaagtaaaaagaaggaaatgagtgatttttaaaattagtattttagTACACTCTATTTTCTTTTACATACTCTAAAATATTTCAAACCCAAATACTTGATCCCCTTatgaaattatttcataatatataagaACATTATCTTCATAAGcatatcttttattaaaaaagtaCCTAGGTAGCTTATCAGCGTTAAGAGAAATAAGTCCTTGGCTTAAATTTAATAGAGAGTTGAGTGTTACATACTAACCAGTTTGGAAAGTTCTGAAGACCAAGTATTAGTGGTGAGGATCTTTTCTCTGGGAACCCAGTGCTCATACACAGCACACAGTGCTTGCACAGCTCTCTGGCCTTCTGGGGTTTCATCCCCTCCAATCAGTACTCTGTCTGGGTTCTTCAGGTCCTTAATGGCTGTTCCTTCTGCCAAGAACTCAGGGTTGGACAGCACCTAAAATCCCAATGCAAAGGAAAGTTTTAAGCTAGAATTAATTATGGAAAACTCAAAGCACTGATATTTACATGAGAAGGCCAGATTCTAATGCTTCCTTTTTCATACCTGTAAATTCAAGTTGGGTTTTGTGTTTGCATCAAATATTCGACGAATACTTTCTGCTGCCCGCACTGGGACTGTGCTTTTCTCAGTCACAATTTTGTACCCGTGTGAGTTTTGCACAATGCGTCTAGCACAAGCTTCAATATACTTCAGATCTGCTGCACGGCcttttcccattccataggttttggTTGGTGTGTTCACCTGATGAAAGTATACGGAATTAAGAACAAAGTATCTGTGAAATGTTCACTTATATCAGGATATACCCTGGACCATCAACTGACTAGTCAAGTGGGAAGTTAACAGCATCAGTAGGCTTGGTTTCACCCTCTATTAATTCCatggaaataatacattttataaatataatacctTAGGGAACAGCTTGAAGTACCTGGAGAACTCACTCATTACATTTCTACATTTCTATTGAGAAGCTACTATATATGTGTCAGAGTCAGGATAGCAGGATAGGCAGGGTCTAAGCTAAGACTAGGCTTCCCACATAGctcatctgggcttccctcatagctcagttggtaaagaatccacctgcaatgcaggagaccccagtttgattcctgggtcaggaagatccactacagaagggataggctgcccaccccagtattcttgggcttctcttgcggctcagctggtaaagaatcctcttgcaatatgggagacctgggttcaatccttgggttgggaagatcccccggagaagggaaaggatacccactccagtattctagcctggagaattccatgaactgtatagttcatggggtcacaaagagtcggacacaactgagtgactttcactttcacttcactaagctAAGACTGGAGATATAAAGATGAAGGAGACTCCAAAAGGAGTTCATGGACTGAAATGAAATGTAAGTTCTCTCTTACTTCTTCTCCTGattatatgtacacatattatCCTAGTCTTTAAAACTAAACTTAAAACTCCTTGTACTCTCCTTTTTTTATAGACCTATATCAATAAGTTTTTATAAATGTCTGCAGTGTCATTCACAAATGCTTTCTTGGCTATTTAGAACTAGAAATTATCTAGCACCTCCAGGATACAGAATACTATGCAGACAAAGACTAtcatacagaaagaaaaagaaaccatgaGTTCAGAGTCCAGGCATTTAGTTTTGGCGTAGCTGTATCATGTAACCGTGGGGAAGTATGGCTGCCTTTGTCTCAATGACCTCACTGGAAAATGAGAATAACACATTCTCTAAAATCTAACTCATGAGTTTCAAAACATtcacataaaagtgaaaatactcTGAGAAGTCCAAACTTCTATATAGGAATAATTTTTGAACCAGTATGTAGCACCAATTTTCTTCTCTTGACAAGCTTATGACTTAATGGGAGaccaaataaaagaatgaaaccaaaataaatcaaaacatgAAGATTTA from Capricornis sumatraensis isolate serow.1 chromosome 7, serow.2, whole genome shotgun sequence encodes the following:
- the UGDH gene encoding UDP-glucose 6-dehydrogenase, which produces MFEIKKICCIGAGYVGGPTCSVIAHMCPEIRVTVVDINESRINAWNSPTLPIYEPGLKEVVESCRGKNLFFSTNIDDAIKEADLVFISVNTPTKTYGMGKGRAADLKYIEACARRIVQNSHGYKIVTEKSTVPVRAAESIRRIFDANTKPNLNLQVLSNPEFLAEGTAIKDLKNPDRVLIGGDETPEGQRAVQALCAVYEHWVPREKILTTNTWSSELSKLTANAFLAQRISSINSISALCEATGADVEEVATAIGMDQRIGSKFLKASVGFGGSCFQKDVLNLVYLCEALNLPEVARYWQQVIDMNDYQRRRFASRIIDSLFNTVTDKKIAILGFAFKKDTGDTRESSSIYISKYLMDEGAHLHIYDPKVPREQIVVDLSHPGVSKDDQVARLVTISKDPYEACDGAHAVVICTEWDMFKELDYERIHKKMLKPAFIFDGRRVLDGLHNELQTIGFQIETIGKKVSSKRIPYAPSGEIPKFSLQDMPNKKPRV